ATTTTAGTCTTTAGACATGCAAAGTTGATAGAGAAGTGGTTCAACAAAACTATTGACTAGTGAGGTTTGAATACAAATACACCATATTTTATACTTTCTACAAATATGAGAGTACTATGTTTACTCTTCCTTTACAATtaggcattaaaataaatttaagtttgtgtttgcaaCACATGAAAGAGTAAAACAGTTAAGTATGAAGACAGGCGAGGTGCTGTGTGAAGTACATGCCTTGATGTCCAGCTAGCTGAACCCAGGAGCTCTGTCGCTTGAGTGACCAGTGCATCATGGTCAGGAAGGTTTTCCATGTGCGACTCTGAGGGAcaaccaaaggaaaaaaatgtgctCATGTAGGAGATGCATTGGAATCACGAGTCTGACATTTTATCTAAAGGTTTTGTAAATtcctatttctgtttttaatccaGGATGGGAATTTGCTTAGccttatttattgaaaatattctgtgaaCGTCTGGGAGAATGAGAAGTGTTAAATGTATGCTTGCTTTTTgttatgaggggccgtttaggacaaaatttacgttttgtctctcacacactaccaaaaagtctcgcatactccaaaaaagtagccacgcacactccaaaaaattacgttttgtccctcacacactaccaaaaactctcgcatactccaaaaaaatagcctcgcatactcaaaaaaattacgttttgtctctcacacactaccaaaaactctcgcatactcaaaaaaattacgttttgtctctcacacactaccaaaaactcacgcatactcaaaaaaatagccacgcacactcaaaaattactcacgcacattcaaaaaatactcaaattgcgtatacacacactactaaaatgtcacacacacacacacacacaaacgttaactttctcgctcacatacactgtactaacagctcgcacattcacaaacgttaactttctcgctcacatacactgctaacagctcgcacacacacagacgtttatctctcacatacacaagactaaagttgaacacacacacagtactaagactcgttttatgtatgtgtgagagcgacactctttttgaatgtgtgagagttgtcacggaagaggcggggcataatttttggatcaaactgcgcatgcgtagatcctaaactataagtttcgattgttgactcactgtatgttctattacttagtatatttgtgcttttaaatatatatagaacgtttaactttcttgtagattaaatgtgctatagaaataaatgaatctgattgattgattaaaaatagcaaaattgctgtagtacaatctgtccactgggtgccagattgtagcactgcgggcagtcgttgaatcgtttaatgcgcctgtcaaagtgctggttgcctccggagaagatagaatggtgtttaaaatggcagctgcctgaccaattctctctcgtttcgaattagagttagccatgttcggtatagcaaactctttcttcttcggcactagttggcgccggttaataattcctgtaatactggcacccagtggacagattgtactacagcaattttgctatttttaatcaatcaatcagattcatttatttctatagcacatttaatctacaagaaagttaaacgttctatatatatttaaaagcacaaatatactaagtaatagaacatacagtgagtcaacaatcgaaacttatagtttaggatctacgcatgcgcagtttgatccaaaaattatgccccgcctcttccgtgacaactctcacacattcaaaaagagtgtcgctctcacacattcataaaagtctcgctctcacacatacataaaacgagtcttagtactgtgtgtgtgttcaactttagtcttgtgtatgtgagagataaacgtttgtgaatgtgcgagctgttagtacagtgtatgtgagcgagctgatagtagtgtatgtgagcgagaaagttaacgtttgtgtgtgtgtgacattttagtagtgtgtgtatacgcaatttgagtattttttgaatgtgcgtgagtaatttttgagtgtgcgtggctatttttttgagtatgcgtgagtttttggtagtgtgtgagagacaaaacgtaatttttttgagtatgcgaggctatttttttggagtatgcgtgagtttttggtagtgtgtgagggacaaaacgtaattttttggagtgtgcgaggctatttttttggagtatgcgagagtttttggtagtgtgtgagagacaaaacgtaattttttggagtgtgcgtggctacttttttggagtatgcgagagtttttggtagtgtgtgagagacaaaatgtaatttttttgagtatgcgagagtttttggtagtgtgtgagagacaaaacgtaatttttttgagtatgcgaggctatttttttggagtatgcgtgagtttttggtagtgtgtgagggacaaaacgtaattttttggagtgtgcgaggctatttttttggagtatgcgtgagtttttggtagtgtgtgagagacaaaacgtaattttttggagtgtgcgtggctacttttttggagtactgtatgcgagactttttggtagtgtgtgagagacaaaacgtaaattttgtcctaaacggcccctcatattTTGTCTCCAAACAGCATAGCTGTAAACTTAAGATCTACTTTGTATATACACAAAACAGCTGCTACCAGACTGAGACGTGgcacagaagaaaaacagcagctatAGCAGatctgagcatgctcagtagAGACACTGGGGCAACATGAAAACAAGGTTTCAGCTTTTGTTGCTTATTTACAACTATCTATATTCTACTGAGCCTATTCTAGCTTTTATTCTGAACGGTGAAGAATGCTTATTTGAAGCAGTGTAAACCTAATCACCCTGAGTCCTAATGACTTTTCTTTAGTGCTTGACAGTTCAAACACACTGAAGCCAGGGAAACATCTACTTTCTAGTCGTCCTCCCACTGTTTGCTCCTCCCTTTACTCATATCTGTTGCAGAAGCAGCAGGCTTCCATGCAAACGCCATTCAAATCTGACAGTGTCAAAGTCTTCTTTCAAGCCCATGCAAATCAGCTGGACAACAGGTGCAAAGAACAGTTGAGAAACATGGTTTTATTCTTTTCCATGGAAAACCAGAGCAGACAGATGCACTGAGGACATAAAGTGATGAACTGGACAAATCcctaaaaatgtgcagaaaaatgtgaattagtGTTTGCTGAATGAGGTGTTCTGACCTTCttgaaggtttttcttttagacACGGCGTCATCTAGGTCACTGAAGACCTCGTCGCTGTCTGATGAGAGGTTGATAGAGGAACAGGAcgaggaggtggaggagtgCAACAGCTTGGAGAGGATTGGATGCCGATGACCTGAGGGCTCCGTCACCTCATCATCCTCCCGGTTCTGCCCCTCGGGGTCCTCCACACTGCTGCTGTTCTCATGAGTTGCAGAATGAGCTGAGGGGAGAATGGGAGAAGGTTTCCCGTCTTCCTTCTCCACACTGCTCCCACCTCTCTTCAAACTGGAGCTTTTCCCTCTCCGGTGTTTCCCCTCATCCTCGTCACAGTGTTCTCCTTGTATTCCACTGTTCTCCACCCTCCTCTTCCCACTCAGCCTCCCTCTATCGCAGCCATCTGTGCCAACGTCTAAGCTGCCTCCTAATTTCTCTTTCCTCCTTGACTTCCATTTGGCTCTGAGAACATCCCGGGAATACTTTGCAGTGTCATCCGCCTCATAAGCTACAGGTTTCTCCTTCTTTGCATTCGACTGGCAAGCCAGAGGCGAGTCTGAGTCGAGATAGCTGTCCCAGTCCTCGTCTTCTCCCAGTCCACCGATGCACTGGCTGTAAGGGGGGAAGCTTTTGGTAGCCAGGAGCCTTGGCCTAAACTTGCCTCTGGCTTTAGTGCAGCTGCTGGATGGTCCATCACTGATTGACAGATGTTGGCGTGTCTCATCTGAGAGACCGGTGCATGAGTCAGCATCTTCCATCTTGATCCCCTCCATCTTTAAGCATGACAGGTCCTCTCCTGTGTCCATGTTTGTTTCCCCACTGGAGCGAAGATGGCAATTCTGCTCCATGGGCACAACATGTGCTTGCACAACAGGGAAATGTTTACAAGAGAGCCACGGCTTTGAATACGATTCAGGAAATGCATTtgcaagtgtaaaaaaaataaaaatagaagcagaaaaacagttttaaaactttcGCTAAGATGATACAAACTGCTGAATAAATCCTCATGAAGTTGTAGGACTCCCCTTACCTGTATCTAGCGTTGAATTCACAGAGAAGCAAAGCCTTGTGCCCGACGCCGAGTTACGTTCCGCTCTCATTCTCTCCGCTAGAACCACAGTTTGCATGTGGTGACGTTATTATGTTTCCAAAGCTTGACTCTGGGCTGGATGATGGAGCTCAGCCAACAGCGCCTCAGGGCAGGATGACATCCAGGAATGACGGAGCCAGGCAGTGTGGAGTGCCATGTCCTCCCTCCACTTTTATCACACCAGCCACACTAACAGTCCTCATTAGATAGAGGCTATACAATCcaaagcttactgaaaattgtgatgaaaataagttgtttttaataaataattggaAACAACTAAAAGAGAAATGTCATCTGACTTGCAAAGATTAAAGAGCCACTGCTAAATATAAAACAGCCATCAAGGTTTTATCACTTTTCTGTTGCTTCTGTGACAGGAAAGCTTCTTTAcgtagacaaaaataaatgaatttggAATACCAGCAAATCCCAAACTGACATTTGTATGTGATGGAGGTTTCAAAACGAAGCCTTTCATGCAGCAAGATGATAATCCATAGCACACAAACTGCAGACTAAAGAATGGCCCAAAACTGATGCTGCTGTGCAGGAACTAAACGTTACAACAAATGCTTAGCTAAAGTTGTACTGAGCTCTGCCTTGAGCCGTTATGTTCATGTTGTAGGTTGTATGTAGAAAAGGGCCAAGCACAAAAAAActcactggaaaaacaaataggataaacagagaaaattttctgcagtaaaaccttttttattgtgatac
This Xiphophorus hellerii strain 12219 chromosome 23, Xiphophorus_hellerii-4.1, whole genome shotgun sequence DNA region includes the following protein-coding sequences:
- the LOC116714669 gene encoding inositol-trisphosphate 3-kinase B-like, with translation MEQNCHLRSSGETNMDTGEDLSCLKMEGIKMEDADSCTGLSDETRQHLSISDGPSSSCTKARGKFRPRLLATKSFPPYSQCIGGLGEDEDWDSYLDSDSPLACQSNAKKEKPVAYEADDTAKYSRDVLRAKWKSRRKEKLGGSLDVGTDGCDRGRLSGKRRVENSGIQGEHCDEDEGKHRRGKSSSLKRGGSSVEKEDGKPSPILPSAHSATHENSSSVEDPEGQNREDDEVTEPSGHRHPILSKLLHSSTSSSCSSINLSSDSDEVFSDLDDAVSKRKTFKKSRTWKTFLTMMHWSLKRQSSWVQLAGHQGNFQVSKGGEVLKLYSELEAKCLDSLMRDPLRPFVPQYYGLVTRGEHCYIRLEDLLNGLRRPVIMDCKMGVRTFQEEELIKAQTKPNLRSDMYQKMVKVDPSAPTAEEHEQKGVTKWRYLQWRDTTSSTSTLGFRIEGIMMEDGTVQRDFRKIHTLTQITEALLYFTRSQLDTLNAYHSRLVDLKDALRSSEFFRKHEVIGSSLLFVHDHSKASVWMIDFGKTMPLPDSKEVQHGIPWVEGNREDGYLIGLTSILTALSQAISLAEGQQEGS